From the Francisella frigiditurris genome, one window contains:
- a CDS encoding polysaccharide biosynthesis C-terminal domain-containing protein, with protein MKVLVTGANGFVGKNLCAELENLDYQLYKYTRESDAEELDLYTKNCDFVFHLAGSNRPVNNDEFRQVNTQLTQELFDLLAKNGNSSPVVLSSSIQANKDNDYGVSKRLAEETALASLNKIFIFRLPNVFGKWSKPNYNTVVATFCHNIARDIPININDKDAILNLVYIDDLIKDFIKLLKEHNNQNSGYKNVSKSYEVTLGKIAELIYRFKSSRQTLEIVNMFDEFTKKLYSTYLSFLPKDHFSYPLKMNVDDRGSFTEFLRLDEKGQVSVNISKSGITKGQHWHHTKNEKFLVVSGKGVVRFRNIYSQEIIEYYLSSDKLEVVDIPTGYTHNIENLGDTDMVTIMWANEYFDKNNPDTYFLKV; from the coding sequence ATGAAAGTTTTAGTAACAGGAGCTAATGGTTTTGTAGGCAAAAATCTGTGTGCCGAATTAGAAAATTTAGATTATCAGCTTTATAAATACACTAGAGAGTCAGATGCTGAAGAGCTAGATCTCTATACCAAAAATTGTGATTTTGTTTTTCATTTAGCAGGTTCTAATAGGCCAGTTAATAATGATGAATTTAGACAGGTAAATACTCAATTAACACAGGAACTATTTGATTTATTAGCGAAAAATGGTAATAGTTCACCAGTAGTTTTATCATCTTCGATACAAGCTAATAAAGATAATGATTATGGTGTAAGTAAAAGATTAGCTGAAGAGACTGCTCTTGCCTCGTTAAATAAGATTTTTATTTTTAGACTACCTAATGTCTTTGGTAAGTGGAGTAAACCTAATTATAATACTGTAGTAGCTACATTTTGTCATAATATCGCTAGGGATATACCTATAAATATTAACGATAAAGATGCTATATTAAATTTAGTTTATATAGATGACTTAATAAAAGATTTTATTAAGCTACTGAAAGAACATAATAATCAAAATAGTGGTTATAAAAATGTTTCCAAAAGCTATGAAGTAACTTTAGGTAAAATAGCTGAGTTAATATATAGATTCAAATCATCTAGACAGACTCTAGAAATTGTAAATATGTTTGATGAGTTTACAAAAAAACTCTATAGCACGTATCTAAGTTTTTTACCCAAAGATCATTTTTCATATCCTTTAAAGATGAATGTAGATGATAGAGGCTCATTTACTGAATTTCTTAGATTGGATGAGAAAGGTCAAGTTTCTGTTAATATATCCAAATCAGGAATTACTAAAGGTCAACATTGGCACCATACTAAAAATGAAAAGTTTTTGGTAGTTTCTGGAAAAGGTGTGGTGAGGTTTAGAAATATATATAGTCAAGAAATTATAGAGTATTATCTATCATCTGATAAACTTGAGGTAGTTGATATTCCCACTGGTTATACGCATAATATTGAGAATCTTGGTGATACTGATATGGTAACTATTATGTGGGCTAATGAATATTTTGATAAAAATAATCCAGACACGTATTTTTTGAAGGTGTAG
- a CDS encoding NAD-dependent epimerase/dehydratase family protein, protein MKKKILITGLNSYIGNSFAEYCVSDFEINKISLKNDNWKSLNFLKYDCILHVAGIAHTSKDPKLKEKYYRINTQLTYNLAKQAKDQGVRQFVFLSSIIVYGDSAQIGQQKVITKDTEPKPDDFYGDSKLQAEIKLNTLISDDFSIAIIRPPMVYGEGSKGNYPKLVKLAKYAFIFPDIKNQRSVISIENLSKEIAEIIIQSKNGIFLPQDSEYFCTSKFIRDYRKNILSKNTYLTVLFNPIIRLIAKKVDFVNKVFGNLTYKL, encoded by the coding sequence ATGAAAAAGAAGATCTTAATTACAGGCCTAAATAGTTATATTGGTAATTCTTTTGCTGAATACTGTGTAAGTGATTTTGAAATTAATAAGATTTCTTTAAAAAATGATAATTGGAAAAGTTTAAATTTTTTAAAGTATGATTGTATATTACATGTGGCAGGAATCGCCCATACTTCAAAAGATCCTAAACTAAAAGAAAAATACTATAGAATAAACACGCAACTAACTTATAATCTAGCAAAACAAGCTAAAGATCAGGGTGTTAGACAGTTTGTGTTTTTAAGTAGTATTATAGTTTATGGCGATAGTGCACAGATAGGTCAGCAAAAAGTTATAACTAAAGATACTGAACCTAAACCAGACGACTTTTATGGGGATAGTAAGTTACAAGCTGAAATTAAACTAAATACATTGATTAGTGACGACTTTAGTATTGCTATAATTAGACCACCCATGGTATATGGAGAAGGCTCAAAAGGTAACTATCCAAAGTTGGTTAAACTGGCAAAGTATGCTTTTATTTTCCCAGATATAAAAAATCAAAGAAGCGTTATATCAATAGAAAACTTATCTAAAGAGATTGCTGAAATAATTATCCAAAGTAAAAATGGAATTTTTTTACCTCAAGATAGCGAGTATTTTTGTACATCAAAATTTATCAGGGATTACAGAAAAAACATTTTATCTAAGAACACTTATCTAACAGTCTTATTTAACCCAATTATAAGATTAATTGCTAAAAAAGTAGATTTTGTAAATAAAGTTTTTGGGAATTTGACATATAAATTATGA
- a CDS encoding polysaccharide biosynthesis protein: protein MTCLNDFKDKVLLITGGTGSFGETVANRFLDSGIKEIRIFSRDEKKQDDMRKKYNSDKLKFYIGNVRDRKSVDTAMKGVDYVFHAAALKQVPSCEFFPMEAVNTNVLGTENVLDSAIFYNVKSVVCLSTDKAAYPINAMGISKAMMEKVAVAKSRNLSNHETKISITRYGNVMASRGSVIPLFSKLIDEGKNLTITDPNMTRFMMTLEDAVDLVLFAFRNANQGDLFIQKAPAATIQTLAEAIMQKKNKKIGIDIIGFRHGEKLYEVLVTKEEMSRAEDMGQYYRIAADDRDLNYSKYFSDGESTIAKAEDYHSHNTNRLDVESMKKLLEKIGY from the coding sequence ATGACTTGTTTAAATGATTTTAAAGATAAAGTTCTTTTAATAACAGGAGGTACAGGATCATTTGGCGAAACTGTAGCGAATAGATTTTTAGATAGTGGTATTAAAGAAATACGTATATTTTCGCGCGATGAAAAAAAACAAGATGATATGCGAAAGAAGTATAATTCAGATAAGCTGAAATTCTATATAGGTAATGTAAGAGATAGAAAGAGTGTTGACACAGCAATGAAGGGAGTAGATTATGTCTTTCATGCGGCGGCTCTTAAGCAAGTCCCATCTTGTGAGTTTTTTCCAATGGAGGCTGTTAATACTAATGTTCTTGGTACTGAGAATGTATTAGATTCAGCTATATTTTATAATGTAAAGAGTGTTGTTTGCCTAAGTACAGATAAAGCTGCCTATCCTATAAATGCTATGGGGATTTCAAAAGCAATGATGGAAAAAGTAGCAGTAGCAAAAAGCAGAAATTTATCTAATCATGAAACCAAGATATCAATTACAAGATATGGTAATGTAATGGCTAGCAGGGGTTCTGTAATTCCATTATTTTCTAAGCTTATAGATGAAGGTAAAAATCTTACTATTACAGATCCTAATATGACTAGATTTATGATGACATTAGAAGATGCAGTTGATTTGGTGTTATTTGCATTTAGAAATGCAAACCAAGGCGACTTGTTTATCCAAAAAGCGCCGGCGGCTACTATCCAAACACTAGCTGAAGCAATTATGCAGAAGAAGAATAAAAAAATAGGTATAGATATTATCGGATTTAGGCATGGTGAGAAGCTATACGAAGTGCTAGTTACAAAAGAAGAAATGTCTAGAGCTGAGGACATGGGACAATACTATAGGATAGCGGCAGATGATAGAGATCTTAATTATAGCAAATACTTTTCGGATGGTGAAAGTACTATTGCTAAAGCTGAGGATTATCACTCGCATAATACTAATAGGCTAGATGTCGAATCGATGAAGAAGCTTTTAGAGAAAATAGGATACTAG
- a CDS encoding glycosyltransferase family 4 protein, with protein sequence MKKHILIVSQYFYPENFRVNDLAVELYNRGYEVTVLTGIPNYPSGNFFKGYGYFSKRKENYGGVNIIRIPIIPRKNSKLLLALNYISFVISGYVWSFFSKLKLDYIFIYEVSPMTQALPAIKIAKKNHIPCYIYVTDLWPESVEVVLGLKNKFILTRLNKMVDYIYKNCNMILTSSRGFMGKIVSRNNSYEHKIMFWPQYAESFYEEAKLRDEQVYNKYFKDDGSFKVLFAGNVGEAQGLDILVKVALKLKESNVRDVKFYVVGNGRYKHQLQNNVAQNNIDSYFVFIESQLPQNIKYFMYEVDASLICLTKSEIFSMTIPAKTQSCLACGKPILVSADGEVQEIITEAKCGLSSDSGDWISLYDNILKMKAMPESEIASMSQNAIEFSQKYFNKNKLMEELDDLFK encoded by the coding sequence ATGAAGAAGCATATATTAATAGTTAGCCAATATTTTTATCCTGAGAATTTTAGGGTCAATGATTTAGCGGTTGAGCTATATAATAGGGGATATGAAGTCACAGTACTAACAGGTATACCAAACTATCCTTCAGGGAATTTTTTCAAAGGATATGGTTATTTTAGTAAAAGAAAAGAAAATTATGGTGGAGTTAATATAATTAGAATTCCTATAATTCCAAGAAAAAATAGTAAGCTACTTTTAGCATTGAATTATATATCATTTGTGATTTCTGGTTATGTTTGGTCATTTTTTTCCAAATTAAAGCTAGATTATATATTTATATATGAAGTTTCACCAATGACTCAGGCTTTGCCAGCTATTAAGATAGCTAAGAAAAATCATATTCCTTGTTATATTTATGTAACAGATTTATGGCCAGAAAGTGTTGAAGTTGTTCTTGGGTTAAAAAATAAATTTATCCTAACTAGACTTAATAAGATGGTTGATTATATTTATAAAAATTGCAATATGATTTTAACTTCATCAAGAGGTTTTATGGGTAAAATAGTATCTCGAAATAATTCATACGAGCATAAAATAATGTTTTGGCCACAATATGCTGAGAGTTTTTATGAGGAAGCTAAATTAAGAGATGAGCAAGTTTATAATAAATATTTTAAAGATGATGGTAGTTTTAAGGTGCTTTTTGCTGGGAATGTAGGTGAAGCACAAGGGTTAGATATACTTGTTAAAGTCGCATTAAAGCTTAAAGAGAGTAATGTAAGAGATGTGAAGTTTTATGTAGTTGGAAATGGCCGATATAAGCATCAATTACAGAATAATGTTGCTCAAAATAATATTGATAGCTATTTTGTGTTTATTGAGTCGCAGCTTCCACAAAATATCAAGTATTTTATGTATGAAGTAGATGCTTCATTAATATGTTTGACTAAGTCAGAGATATTTTCAATGACAATTCCTGCTAAAACACAGTCGTGTTTGGCTTGTGGTAAACCGATATTGGTATCAGCAGATGGAGAAGTTCAAGAAATAATTACTGAAGCAAAATGTGGTTTATCAAGTGACTCGGGAGACTGGATATCATTATATGATAATATATTAAAAATGAAAGCTATGCCAGAGTCTGAAATAGCCAGCATGTCTCAAAATGCTATAGAGTTTTCACAGAAATATTTTAACAAAAATAAACTAATGGAAGAGTTGGATGACTTGTTTAAATGA
- a CDS encoding sugar transferase, which yields MFYKIFKRLLDILLSFVGIVLLIPFFLIIIFMIKKDSKGPIFFKQKRYGKDKQFFYIYKFRTMYVDTPKDMPTHLLQDPSKCITKIGAFLRKTSLDELPQIINILKGEMSIVGPRPALWNQDDLIIERDKYGANNVPVGLTGWAQINGRDELPITNKAKFDGDYVKNKSTWFDLKCIFLTVFSVFARKGVVEGGTGSIEKKENQK from the coding sequence ATGTTTTACAAGATTTTTAAAAGACTACTTGACATCTTACTTTCTTTTGTCGGGATAGTATTGTTGATCCCATTTTTTCTAATTATTATTTTTATGATAAAGAAAGATTCAAAAGGGCCTATATTTTTTAAGCAAAAGCGTTATGGTAAAGATAAACAATTTTTTTATATATATAAATTTAGAACTATGTATGTAGATACTCCAAAAGATATGCCAACGCACTTATTACAAGATCCATCTAAGTGTATAACTAAGATAGGGGCATTTTTAAGAAAAACATCTCTAGATGAGTTACCACAAATCATAAATATTCTAAAAGGTGAAATGAGTATAGTAGGTCCACGACCAGCATTGTGGAATCAAGATGATTTAATTATTGAGCGTGATAAATATGGAGCAAATAATGTACCCGTGGGATTAACCGGTTGGGCTCAAATAAATGGCCGTGATGAATTGCCAATAACTAATAAAGCTAAGTTTGATGGAGACTATGTCAAAAATAAAAGCACATGGTTTGACTTGAAATGTATTTTTCTAACAGTATTTTCTGTTTTTGCTAGAAAAGGTGTGGTTGAGGGTGGCACAGGTTCAATAGAGAAAAAAGAGAATCAAAAATGA
- the wecB gene encoding non-hydrolyzing UDP-N-acetylglucosamine 2-epimerase, giving the protein MKKLKVMTVVGTRPEIIRLSATILKLDQSSAIEHILVHTGQNHDYELNQVFFEDFGLRKPDYFLNSVNNSKPMETIGNIFIKIDEVLDNEKPEALLVLGDTNSCLSAIAAKRKGISVFHMEAGNRCYDKRVPEEINRKIVDHISDINLPYSDIAREYLLREGFPGQRIIKTGSPMFEVLQNKKDDINKSKICEKLGLIKNEYFVVSAHREENVSHKEHFLDLFESLNSIAEIYNLPIIVSTHPRTKNVLDAEKIELNPLIKILKPLGFIDYNKLQLDSKVVLSDSGTISEESSILGFKALNIRYSHERPEAVEEGTVMMVGLKKDRILQALTVLNEEIDDRRRLVADYSMPNVSDKVLKIIVSYLNYNF; this is encoded by the coding sequence ATGAAAAAATTAAAAGTAATGACTGTAGTTGGTACAAGACCAGAAATTATTCGTTTATCAGCAACTATTTTAAAACTAGATCAAAGTTCAGCTATTGAACATATACTAGTCCATACAGGTCAGAACCATGACTATGAATTGAATCAAGTATTTTTCGAGGACTTTGGCTTAAGGAAGCCTGATTACTTCCTTAATTCAGTTAATAATAGTAAGCCAATGGAAACTATAGGAAATATTTTTATTAAAATAGATGAAGTTCTTGATAATGAGAAACCAGAAGCATTGCTGGTTTTGGGAGATACAAATAGTTGTTTATCAGCTATTGCAGCAAAAAGAAAAGGTATTAGTGTCTTCCATATGGAGGCTGGTAATAGGTGTTATGATAAAAGAGTCCCAGAAGAAATAAATAGGAAAATAGTTGATCACATATCAGATATAAATCTGCCTTATAGCGATATTGCTAGAGAATATCTTTTAAGAGAAGGTTTTCCTGGACAAAGAATTATAAAGACAGGCAGCCCAATGTTTGAGGTTTTACAAAATAAAAAAGATGATATAAATAAGTCAAAAATATGTGAAAAACTAGGTTTGATAAAGAACGAATATTTTGTCGTTTCTGCTCACAGAGAAGAAAATGTAAGTCATAAAGAGCATTTTTTAGACCTGTTTGAATCTTTAAATAGTATTGCTGAAATATATAATCTACCAATTATTGTAAGTACACACCCTAGAACAAAGAATGTTTTAGATGCTGAAAAGATAGAGTTAAACCCATTGATTAAAATATTAAAACCTCTAGGTTTTATTGACTATAATAAACTTCAGTTAGATTCAAAAGTAGTGCTTAGTGATAGTGGAACTATTAGTGAAGAAAGTTCAATACTAGGGTTTAAGGCTTTAAATATAAGATACTCACATGAAAGGCCTGAGGCAGTCGAAGAAGGTACAGTCATGATGGTGGGATTAAAAAAAGATAGAATATTACAAGCTCTAACAGTATTGAATGAAGAGATCGATGATAGAAGGAGACTTGTGGCTGACTACTCTATGCCAAATGTTTCTGATAAGGTGTTAAAAATAATTGTTTCATATTTAAACTATAATTTTTAA